One window of the Granulicella arctica genome contains the following:
- a CDS encoding SDR family oxidoreductase codes for MAKVVLITGANKGIGFEVARQLGRSGFIVLLGARDASRGEAAAAKLRAEGSDVRPVIADLDRAGETATALAGQIQKEFGHLDVLINNAGAFDLTGGDGPASTVSIDALKRTFATNFFGTVEFTQPLLMLLRAAESARIVNVSSGLGSVGLNSDATSPFYAVKPLGYNASKAALNMFTANLAWELRDTKIKVNSICPGFTATDLNGNTGTQTIEEGAIAIVRFAQQPDDSPTGGFFHKDGTYPW; via the coding sequence ATGGCGAAGGTTGTTCTGATCACAGGTGCAAATAAAGGCATTGGTTTTGAAGTAGCCCGTCAACTTGGACGCTCCGGATTTATCGTTCTACTTGGCGCACGCGACGCCTCACGTGGCGAAGCAGCCGCGGCAAAGCTTCGTGCTGAGGGCTCTGACGTTCGCCCTGTGATTGCAGACCTTGATCGTGCGGGTGAGACAGCTACTGCACTGGCGGGGCAGATCCAGAAGGAGTTCGGTCACCTTGACGTTCTTATCAACAACGCGGGTGCTTTCGATCTCACTGGCGGCGACGGCCCGGCAAGCACCGTGTCCATCGACGCGTTGAAGCGCACCTTCGCCACCAACTTCTTTGGCACCGTCGAGTTTACGCAGCCTCTTCTGATGTTGCTTCGCGCCGCCGAAAGCGCACGCATCGTTAACGTCTCCAGCGGCCTCGGTTCCGTCGGGCTCAACAGCGATGCGACTTCACCCTTCTACGCCGTCAAACCTCTCGGCTATAACGCGTCTAAAGCCGCGCTGAATATGTTCACCGCAAACCTCGCATGGGAGTTGCGTGACACGAAGATAAAAGTCAACTCCATCTGCCCCGGCTTTACCGCAACAGACCTCAACGGCAACACCGGCACCCAGACCATCGAAGAGGGCGCGATCGCCATCGTTCGCTTTGCGCAACAGCCCGACGACAGCCCGACTGGCGGCTTTTTCCATAAAGATGGCACCTACCCGTGGTAG
- a CDS encoding carbohydrate ABC transporter permease, whose amino-acid sequence MLSKKLRWKLLMTALGWAVALVIAFPVCWLVLTSFKSETEAISRIPHLFFHATLESYIVVQERTTYFHFAWNSVVVAIGSTILALAAAIPCSYAMAFMPTKRTRDTLLWMLSTKMMPSVGVLVPIYLIYRETDLLDTRTGLLLINALLNLPIVVWMLYTFFKEVPREVLEAARMDGASPLRELYDLLLPLAMPGIVSTSLLAIILAWNEAFWSLTLTAAKAAPLTAFIASFSSPEGLFYSKLSAASTMAIAPIVILGWLSQKQLVRGLTFGAVK is encoded by the coding sequence ATGCTCTCAAAGAAATTACGATGGAAGCTCCTGATGACTGCGCTTGGCTGGGCGGTGGCTCTCGTTATCGCCTTCCCTGTCTGCTGGCTCGTCCTCACCAGCTTCAAGAGCGAGACCGAGGCTATTTCGCGGATCCCCCATCTTTTCTTTCATGCAACGCTCGAAAGCTACATCGTCGTCCAGGAGCGCACCACCTATTTTCACTTTGCCTGGAACAGCGTTGTTGTTGCCATCGGTTCAACGATACTCGCGCTGGCCGCAGCGATCCCCTGCTCCTACGCGATGGCCTTCATGCCGACGAAACGCACCCGCGACACCCTGCTCTGGATGCTTTCCACCAAGATGATGCCCTCTGTTGGAGTGCTCGTCCCCATCTATCTCATCTACCGCGAGACTGACCTGCTCGACACCCGGACTGGTCTGCTTCTTATTAACGCGCTTCTGAACCTGCCGATTGTGGTCTGGATGCTTTACACGTTCTTCAAGGAAGTCCCGCGGGAGGTACTCGAGGCCGCACGCATGGACGGCGCAAGTCCTCTGCGAGAGCTATATGATCTGCTGCTTCCTCTTGCCATGCCGGGCATCGTCTCTACGAGCCTTCTGGCCATCATCCTCGCGTGGAACGAAGCCTTCTGGAGCCTCACTCTTACTGCCGCCAAGGCGGCCCCGCTTACCGCGTTTATCGCTTCATTCTCAAGCCCGGAAGGTCTCTTCTACTCAAAACTTTCGGCGGCCTCTACCATGGCGATTGCTCCTATCGTTATTCTTGGGTGGCTGAGTCAAAAGCAGCTGGTCCGTGGTCTTACTTTCGGTGCGGTTAAATAG
- a CDS encoding ABC transporter substrate-binding protein: MVLEKLITAFTLILLAGSQLCAQTTITIATVNNGDMIVMQRLAKQFEQQHPDIHLDWVILEEKILREKTTTDAAAHGGQFDVVTIGPLEAPIWGRRGWLLPLEGKLSPGYDLNDLLKPIRDGASDSGHLYALPFYAESSLTYYRKDLFRRAGLTMPAQPTYEDIARFARTLNDPVHDLSGICLRGKPGWGENMAYISTVANTFGGRWFDEAWRPQFDSPEWHTAVSFYINLLQKYGPPGSSSNGFNESLTLFENGRCAMWIDATVAAGTLSDARQSKVASTVGFAPAPIGVTPHGSQWLWFWALGVPSSSKHSEAALKFIEWATSKEYIQLVAQTNGWAAIPPGTRESTYQLPQYLASAPFAELTYHSIMAADPLHPTEKPVPYTGIQCIVIPSFPTIGNQVGQLIAAALVGSMSVDEALHKAQLATERVERHTGLLH; the protein is encoded by the coding sequence GTGGTTCTAGAAAAATTGATCACCGCGTTCACTTTGATTCTTCTGGCCGGGTCTCAACTTTGTGCCCAGACGACCATCACGATCGCCACCGTTAATAACGGCGACATGATCGTCATGCAGCGGCTTGCAAAGCAGTTTGAGCAGCAGCATCCCGATATCCATCTTGACTGGGTCATCCTCGAAGAGAAGATCCTTCGCGAGAAAACGACGACCGATGCCGCTGCCCATGGAGGCCAGTTCGATGTTGTCACGATCGGTCCCCTGGAGGCACCGATCTGGGGCAGGCGCGGCTGGCTTCTACCGCTCGAAGGTAAGCTGTCGCCGGGCTATGATCTCAACGATCTTCTCAAGCCTATCCGCGACGGCGCATCCGACTCAGGCCACCTTTATGCGCTTCCGTTTTACGCTGAGAGTTCTCTGACCTATTACCGCAAAGATCTTTTTCGTCGGGCCGGTCTGACGATGCCTGCCCAACCCACTTACGAGGATATCGCCCGATTCGCGCGCACTCTCAACGACCCTGTCCACGATCTTTCCGGCATCTGTCTCCGCGGTAAGCCGGGCTGGGGTGAGAATATGGCCTACATCTCTACCGTCGCCAACACCTTCGGTGGACGTTGGTTCGACGAGGCGTGGCGGCCGCAGTTTGACTCGCCCGAGTGGCACACCGCCGTCTCGTTCTACATTAATCTTCTGCAGAAATACGGGCCGCCCGGCAGCAGTTCCAACGGCTTCAACGAGTCCCTTACCCTGTTTGAGAACGGTCGATGCGCCATGTGGATCGACGCCACCGTAGCGGCGGGTACGCTCTCCGATGCAAGACAATCAAAGGTCGCCTCTACCGTGGGATTTGCGCCCGCACCGATCGGTGTCACTCCGCACGGCTCGCAGTGGCTCTGGTTCTGGGCGCTGGGTGTACCCTCGTCTTCGAAGCACTCCGAAGCCGCTCTCAAGTTCATCGAGTGGGCTACCTCCAAGGAGTACATTCAGCTCGTCGCGCAGACGAACGGATGGGCAGCCATTCCGCCGGGCACCCGCGAATCGACCTATCAGCTGCCGCAGTATCTCGCGAGTGCGCCATTCGCCGAACTAACGTATCACTCCATTATGGCTGCCGATCCACTTCACCCGACCGAGAAGCCGGTGCCGTATACCGGGATCCAATGCATCGTGATTCCTTCGTTCCCGACGATTGGCAATCAGGTCGGACAACTGATAGCGGCCGCCCTGGTCGGCAGTATGTCCGTCGATGAGGCTCTCCACAAAGCACAGCTTGCCACGGAGCGAGTTGAACGCCATACCGGACTTCTTCACTAA
- a CDS encoding S41 family peptidase — protein sequence MYLMRFCLAIMLLAPLSAQQSAPPKKLDSFDLQRAHLILRQANDEVRKNYYDTTFHAVDLEKTYQAFDTRLNASQSVNETFRVIAAFLLNLHDSHTFFSPPLRANRSTPGFSLEIIGEKCFVTRIRPGTDAATKLHVGDQVLALNNFKVTPSDFHDMEYFIQVLSPAPSETLDLLSPNGDLRKETVAATLRTGKLITDLQDGGEYWKLVRQGEEDDHLSRSRYLESGDTLVWRMPSFEVDPTDLNRIFSKAQKHKNLIIDLRGNSGGYVDTLKEMLSHFFDHEIKLGDIVSRKESKAEVVKPHAPFYNGNVTVLVDRNSASAAELFARVMQLEKRGKVLGDRSAGAVMEARTFNESVGGDYRTYYGFSITSANILMSDGRSLENSGVTPDQILLPTAADLASARDPVLARAAELNELKLDSAEAGKLFLFEWPTL from the coding sequence ATGTACTTGATGCGATTCTGCCTGGCAATTATGTTGCTGGCACCCCTCTCTGCCCAGCAGTCGGCTCCACCCAAGAAGCTCGACTCCTTTGACCTCCAGCGCGCTCATCTCATCCTCCGGCAAGCCAATGACGAAGTACGGAAGAACTACTATGACACCACCTTCCACGCAGTGGATCTGGAGAAGACCTACCAGGCCTTCGACACTCGACTAAACGCATCGCAGTCTGTCAATGAAACCTTCCGCGTCATCGCCGCCTTCTTGCTTAACCTCCACGACTCACACACGTTCTTCAGCCCACCGCTCCGAGCCAATCGATCCACGCCTGGATTTTCCCTGGAGATCATCGGCGAGAAGTGCTTCGTCACCCGCATACGTCCCGGCACCGATGCCGCCACAAAACTCCACGTCGGGGATCAGGTCCTCGCCCTCAACAACTTCAAAGTCACCCCGTCAGACTTCCACGATATGGAGTACTTCATCCAGGTGCTCTCCCCTGCCCCCAGTGAAACTCTCGACCTTCTCAGCCCCAACGGCGACCTGCGCAAGGAGACTGTGGCCGCCACACTCCGCACCGGAAAATTGATTACAGATCTGCAGGACGGCGGCGAGTATTGGAAGTTAGTACGCCAGGGCGAAGAGGATGACCATCTCAGTCGTTCCCGGTATCTCGAATCCGGCGACACGCTCGTCTGGCGCATGCCCAGCTTCGAAGTTGACCCGACTGATCTGAACCGGATCTTCAGCAAGGCTCAGAAACATAAGAACCTGATTATCGATCTACGCGGCAACTCCGGTGGCTACGTCGATACGCTGAAAGAGATGCTCAGTCATTTCTTTGACCACGAAATCAAGCTTGGCGACATTGTCTCGCGCAAGGAAAGCAAGGCCGAGGTCGTCAAGCCTCACGCACCGTTTTACAACGGCAACGTAACTGTCCTGGTTGATCGCAATTCTGCCTCTGCTGCCGAACTGTTTGCACGTGTCATGCAGCTTGAGAAACGAGGCAAGGTACTTGGGGATCGTTCTGCCGGCGCCGTCATGGAGGCTCGCACGTTCAACGAATCCGTCGGTGGCGACTACCGCACCTACTACGGCTTCTCCATTACATCGGCCAACATCCTCATGTCGGACGGTCGGAGCCTTGAAAACAGCGGCGTCACACCCGATCAGATCCTTCTCCCCACCGCAGCAGATCTCGCCTCTGCCAGGGATCCCGTCCTCGCCCGAGCCGCCGAACTCAATGAACTCAAACTTGATTCCGCCGAAGCCGGCAAGCTCTTTCTCTTCGAGTGGCCCACGCTTTGA
- a CDS encoding carbohydrate ABC transporter permease, which translates to MSRRETLSRSALKLPAIVSLFIWSVIPLLMTLWFSFRRYNLMEPDRTGFDGFGNYRYLLSDPSLAMAIGNTVLLVASVLVITVGLGTLLAVLYDQVFFGRGIARVLVLAPFFIMPTVSALIWKNMMMHPDYGFIAFLMRSVGLKPIDWFAVAPLTSIIIIVSWQWLPFAVLTLLTSVQSLDSERKEAARMDGAGPVAIFRYILLPHLGRAISATVMIETIFLLGIFAEIYVTTSGGPGFASTNLSFLIYRYALLEYDVGGASVAGLVAIVLANILAFFLMRSFARNLDL; encoded by the coding sequence ATGTCCCGCCGAGAGACACTTTCAAGATCAGCGCTGAAGCTGCCCGCCATCGTCTCGCTCTTCATCTGGTCGGTGATTCCGCTCCTGATGACGCTGTGGTTTTCGTTCCGACGTTACAACCTGATGGAGCCGGATCGTACCGGCTTCGATGGCTTTGGCAACTATCGCTATCTCCTCAGCGATCCGAGCCTGGCGATGGCCATCGGTAATACCGTGCTGCTTGTCGCCTCGGTTCTCGTCATCACCGTCGGCCTCGGTACCCTGCTTGCCGTGCTCTACGATCAGGTGTTCTTTGGTCGGGGTATCGCTCGCGTTCTCGTTCTTGCTCCCTTCTTTATCATGCCGACGGTGAGCGCACTTATCTGGAAGAACATGATGATGCATCCTGACTACGGCTTTATCGCCTTCCTGATGCGGTCTGTGGGTCTGAAGCCGATTGACTGGTTTGCCGTTGCGCCGCTCACCTCTATCATCATCATCGTCTCCTGGCAGTGGCTTCCGTTTGCTGTGCTTACGCTCCTTACGTCGGTACAGTCGCTCGATTCCGAACGCAAGGAGGCCGCGCGTATGGATGGCGCTGGACCTGTCGCCATCTTCCGTTACATCCTTCTTCCTCATCTTGGCCGAGCCATCTCCGCGACTGTCATGATCGAGACTATTTTTCTGCTTGGTATCTTTGCTGAGATTTACGTCACGACTTCGGGAGGTCCGGGCTTCGCGTCAACGAATCTCTCGTTCCTGATCTATCGCTATGCACTACTCGAATACGATGTGGGCGGCGCCTCTGTTGCTGGTCTTGTTGCCATCGTCCTTGCCAATATTCTCGCGTTCTTCCTCATGCGCTCGTTCGCAAGAAATCTGGATCTTTAG
- a CDS encoding helix-turn-helix transcriptional regulator, with amino-acid sequence MGGIRNKVRELRGACEMTQQQLADRIDLTRQTVIAIEGDKYSPSLETAFRIAGVFGVPLEQVFQYQDDSKKSRK; translated from the coding sequence GTGGGGGGCATTCGGAATAAGGTTCGCGAACTCCGTGGCGCATGTGAGATGACGCAGCAGCAACTCGCGGACCGGATCGACCTGACGCGGCAGACCGTCATTGCTATTGAGGGCGACAAGTACTCGCCCTCCCTGGAGACAGCGTTTCGCATCGCTGGTGTATTTGGAGTGCCGCTGGAGCAGGTCTTCCAATACCAGGATGACAGCAAGAAGTCCCGCAAGTGA
- a CDS encoding SIS domain-containing protein, whose protein sequence is MPETPTPSPFAHWMLREIHEQPATLAATFDRFVAGGRFHPEICAPIQTWLAATRGEIVITASGSSRHAGMVAELLIEDLSGIAVDVEYASEYCYRNEKALKNAAILVVSQSGETADTLAALRKANAAGHATLAVTNVAASTMAREATASFPTEAGRERAIPATKSFTAQLLVLNLLALMAAESQDSLEPEAIALRLQELATVPDTIAAQLAAWETTVRDIAAAYGDAQSFLFLGRGVHYPIAREGALKLKESAYLHAEGYPSGELKHGPNALVGEGTPLVMIATVDHNDPDSVQRYEKIVQLMRDMREQGANILAVANDGDETVASLATHTIPVLPAPEAVLVISEIVPLQMFAYFMAINNGIDVDHPRNLVKAVVQE, encoded by the coding sequence ATGCCAGAGACCCCGACACCAAGCCCCTTCGCGCACTGGATGCTTCGCGAGATCCACGAGCAGCCCGCCACCCTCGCCGCTACCTTCGACCGCTTCGTCGCCGGTGGCCGCTTTCACCCCGAAATCTGCGCTCCCATCCAGACCTGGCTCGCTGCAACCAGGGGCGAGATTGTCATCACGGCCAGCGGCTCCAGCCGCCACGCTGGCATGGTCGCCGAGCTGTTGATCGAGGATCTCAGCGGGATCGCCGTCGACGTTGAGTACGCCAGCGAGTACTGCTACCGCAACGAGAAGGCGCTTAAAAACGCGGCCATCCTCGTCGTCTCGCAATCCGGCGAGACCGCCGACACCCTTGCCGCACTCCGCAAGGCGAACGCCGCCGGTCACGCAACCCTCGCCGTCACCAACGTCGCCGCCTCCACCATGGCACGCGAGGCCACCGCATCCTTCCCTACGGAGGCTGGACGCGAGCGGGCTATCCCGGCAACCAAGAGCTTTACCGCGCAGCTCCTCGTATTGAACCTGCTCGCCCTCATGGCCGCGGAGTCGCAGGATTCACTCGAGCCTGAAGCGATCGCCCTGCGACTGCAGGAGCTTGCGACAGTACCCGACACCATCGCGGCGCAGCTCGCCGCTTGGGAGACGACCGTCCGCGACATCGCCGCCGCATATGGCGACGCCCAAAGCTTCCTCTTTCTGGGCCGCGGCGTCCACTACCCCATCGCCCGGGAAGGCGCGTTGAAGCTCAAGGAATCCGCCTACCTCCACGCCGAGGGCTATCCCAGCGGCGAGCTGAAGCACGGCCCCAATGCGCTCGTCGGTGAAGGCACACCCCTCGTCATGATCGCCACGGTCGACCACAACGACCCCGACTCCGTGCAGCGCTACGAGAAGATCGTCCAGCTCATGCGCGATATGCGCGAGCAGGGCGCAAACATCCTCGCCGTCGCCAATGATGGAGACGAAACCGTTGCCTCACTCGCCACCCATACCATCCCGGTCCTCCCCGCGCCCGAGGCCGTGCTCGTCATCAGCGAAATCGTTCCGCTCCAGATGTTTGCCTACTTCATGGCCATCAACAACGGCATCGACGTCGACCATCCCCGCAACCTCGTCAAGGCCGTCGTCCAGGAGTAG
- a CDS encoding ABC transporter ATP-binding protein, whose amino-acid sequence MATVQLNQIRKVFDSTEIIKGIDLTIHDRELTVFVGPSGCGKSTLLRLIAGLEEITSGELLIDGQRVNDVPAARRGLALVFQSYALYPHMSVEENMSFSLKLGGVSKVERKRKVLEAARILNLETYLDRKPKELSGGQRQRVAIGRAIVRNPRVFLFDEPLSNLDAALRVRMRLELTKLHHQLGATMIYVTHDQVEAMTMADRIVVLRAGIIEQVGTPMDLYHYPRNLFVAGFIGSPRMNFLEATVQADSKLLLSDNVSLPISQLLQPDAKVTIGIRPEHLILTTFSESSIPAKVQIVEHLGSESYVHLQTTGGELLVLRVNGETAVRPDDQVHLNLDPKFVHLFDSAGNTMLSN is encoded by the coding sequence GTGGCGACCGTACAGCTGAACCAGATTCGGAAGGTCTTCGACTCGACAGAGATCATCAAGGGCATCGATCTCACGATCCATGATCGCGAGTTGACCGTTTTCGTCGGCCCGTCAGGCTGCGGAAAATCTACGCTTCTGCGCCTCATCGCGGGCCTCGAGGAGATTACCTCCGGCGAACTCCTCATTGATGGTCAGCGCGTCAATGACGTGCCCGCTGCGCGTCGTGGTCTCGCCCTGGTCTTCCAAAGCTACGCACTCTACCCGCACATGAGCGTTGAAGAGAATATGTCGTTCTCGCTCAAGCTTGGGGGCGTTTCCAAGGTAGAGCGTAAGAGAAAGGTGCTTGAAGCGGCGCGCATCCTCAATCTTGAAACCTATCTCGATCGTAAGCCGAAGGAACTGTCCGGCGGACAGCGGCAGCGCGTCGCCATTGGCCGCGCGATCGTTCGCAACCCACGTGTCTTTCTTTTCGACGAACCGCTCTCCAACCTGGACGCCGCGCTCCGCGTTCGCATGCGCCTCGAGCTTACCAAGCTCCACCATCAACTTGGTGCCACCATGATCTACGTCACCCACGATCAGGTCGAAGCGATGACCATGGCCGACCGGATCGTGGTCCTTCGCGCCGGCATCATTGAGCAGGTAGGCACACCGATGGACCTGTATCACTACCCGCGCAACCTTTTTGTCGCTGGCTTCATCGGCTCGCCTCGTATGAATTTTCTGGAAGCGACCGTTCAGGCCGATTCCAAGCTCCTGCTCTCCGACAACGTGAGCCTTCCCATTTCACAACTCCTTCAACCCGACGCCAAGGTGACTATCGGTATCCGCCCCGAGCACCTCATCTTAACCACCTTCTCGGAGTCAAGCATTCCCGCGAAGGTCCAGATCGTTGAACACCTTGGCAGTGAGAGCTACGTCCATCTCCAAACTACGGGAGGCGAGCTACTCGTCCTTCGTGTCAACGGCGAGACTGCCGTCCGGCCCGACGACCAGGTCCATCTCAACCTCGATCCCAAGTTCGTCCATCTCTTCGACAGCGCCGGTAACACAATGCTGTCCAACTAA
- a CDS encoding glycoside hydrolase family 78 protein gives MTTILVPTVMLHMRQALTLLLSAIAACSIAAQGQTTSPHSFTAQWITADGAPAHDPAVLRLRKELVLTQVPAHFIVHVSADNQFLLFVNGKRIGTGPSIGDVQHWRYETYDLAPVLHVGSNLLAATVWNLGDLAPIRQISSQLGFVLDPDSPAEAAAATNTSWLALRDPGFTFLPNHYDLGKAYYVASAAERLDAHALDWSWSDPAIPASASSWRPAVSLRRAALRGVDIGDNYWLLISDQLPTMEYAPDSAGRLVRSSGTLGSSQFPAAPIEIAANTHATLLLDHETLTTAFPSLTVSGGNGSHVRMRYAEALVDDKGEKGNRNQIEGKHLIGISDELLPDGASGRTFTPLDWRTWRYLEIDVQTADQPLHLDSFTAAFTAFPFEHRATFASDDPSLTDIWDVGWRTARLCAHDAYMDTPYWERLQYVGDTRIQALISYTNAGDDRLARQAIEAFHDSLLPEGITQSRYPSRHLQVIQNFSLLWIGMVHDFWYYRNDPAFVRKQIPAIRSELSYFRQRLSPDGLPALKDWWLFVDWATGFRGGDSPSTADGVSAAGSLFYLEALRNAADLERTLGDAALGQEDAAEAGRVQKTIYDRFWSPTEQLIADTSEKQHFSQQANALAVWLDVVPRPQQADVITRIYSATDPAFHASRPLPKEMSPASSYFRFYLTRALVHAGLGNRYLETVGPWRTMLSNGLTTWAEQPEPTRSDSHAWSAHPNIDLLTTVAGITPATPDFASVDITPGLGPLHHLEVAYPSPRGEISAVYTVTAGRVTAEIKLPAGLTGALHWNGQTLTLKPGSNHFDLPIQHAS, from the coding sequence TTGACAACGATCCTTGTGCCTACTGTAATGCTCCACATGCGCCAGGCCCTCACTCTGCTTCTTAGCGCAATTGCAGCTTGTTCGATAGCCGCTCAAGGGCAGACTACGTCTCCGCACAGCTTTACAGCGCAGTGGATTACCGCTGACGGGGCTCCTGCGCACGATCCCGCTGTTCTGCGTTTGCGCAAGGAACTAGTTCTCACCCAGGTTCCTGCTCACTTTATCGTCCACGTCTCGGCCGACAATCAGTTCCTGCTTTTCGTTAATGGCAAGCGAATCGGCACGGGGCCATCGATCGGCGACGTCCAACACTGGCGCTATGAGACCTACGATCTCGCACCTGTACTGCACGTCGGCAGCAATCTTCTAGCCGCTACAGTCTGGAATCTCGGTGATCTCGCACCCATTCGCCAGATCAGTTCACAGCTTGGCTTCGTGCTCGACCCTGACTCGCCTGCTGAGGCCGCCGCTGCTACCAATACCTCATGGCTGGCCCTTCGCGATCCTGGCTTCACCTTCCTGCCCAACCACTATGATCTTGGCAAAGCCTACTACGTCGCCTCTGCTGCAGAGAGGCTTGACGCGCATGCCCTGGACTGGAGTTGGAGCGATCCCGCGATACCTGCTTCTGCATCGTCGTGGCGACCCGCCGTCTCGCTTAGGCGAGCAGCCCTTCGAGGTGTCGACATCGGAGATAACTATTGGCTGCTCATCTCCGATCAACTTCCCACGATGGAGTATGCCCCTGACTCCGCCGGTCGCCTTGTCCGCTCCTCAGGCACGTTGGGCTCATCACAGTTTCCCGCAGCGCCCATCGAGATCGCCGCCAACACTCATGCCACCCTGCTGCTTGATCACGAAACACTGACCACGGCGTTTCCGTCGCTGACTGTGTCGGGCGGCAACGGTTCGCACGTCAGGATGAGGTATGCCGAGGCTCTGGTTGATGACAAGGGCGAGAAGGGCAATAGGAATCAGATTGAAGGGAAGCACCTAATCGGCATCTCTGACGAACTGTTGCCGGATGGGGCATCTGGAAGAACCTTTACTCCGCTCGACTGGCGCACCTGGCGCTATCTTGAAATTGACGTTCAGACAGCGGACCAACCGCTGCATCTCGACAGTTTCACGGCGGCCTTCACCGCATTCCCCTTCGAGCACCGGGCAACATTCGCGAGCGATGATCCTAGCCTTACGGATATCTGGGACGTCGGTTGGCGTACTGCCCGCCTCTGCGCCCATGACGCCTACATGGACACTCCCTATTGGGAACGTCTCCAGTATGTCGGGGATACAAGGATCCAGGCTCTCATCTCCTACACCAATGCTGGAGACGACCGGCTCGCACGGCAGGCTATCGAAGCCTTTCACGACTCTCTTCTGCCCGAAGGCATCACGCAGAGCCGCTATCCTTCGCGACACCTCCAGGTAATCCAGAACTTCTCTCTCCTGTGGATCGGTATGGTTCACGACTTCTGGTACTACCGTAATGATCCAGCCTTCGTTCGTAAGCAGATCCCTGCCATCCGAAGCGAGCTGAGTTATTTCCGCCAACGCCTCAGTCCGGATGGTCTGCCAGCGCTCAAAGACTGGTGGCTCTTTGTCGACTGGGCGACCGGCTTTCGCGGCGGCGACTCTCCTTCGACCGCTGACGGTGTAAGCGCCGCCGGCAGCCTCTTCTACCTTGAGGCGCTGCGCAACGCGGCGGACCTGGAACGGACGCTGGGGGACGCCGCTTTAGGGCAGGAGGACGCCGCGGAAGCTGGCCGCGTCCAGAAGACCATCTACGATCGCTTCTGGTCGCCGACCGAGCAGCTCATTGCCGACACGTCCGAGAAGCAGCACTTCAGCCAACAGGCAAATGCGCTGGCTGTCTGGCTCGATGTCGTTCCCCGTCCTCAACAAGCGGATGTCATTACGAGAATCTACTCGGCGACGGACCCGGCCTTCCATGCCAGTCGTCCGCTCCCGAAGGAGATGTCTCCTGCCTCAAGCTACTTTCGTTTCTACCTGACCCGCGCGCTGGTGCACGCCGGACTTGGCAATCGCTATCTGGAGACTGTAGGTCCCTGGCGAACCATGCTGAGCAACGGACTGACGACCTGGGCCGAGCAGCCCGAACCCACACGGTCCGATTCGCATGCGTGGAGCGCTCACCCCAATATCGATCTCCTCACAACGGTCGCCGGGATTACGCCGGCAACACCCGATTTTGCATCGGTCGACATTACGCCGGGGCTTGGCCCGCTGCACCATCTGGAGGTCGCCTATCCCTCGCCGCGCGGAGAGATCTCAGCCGTGTACACGGTAACCGCAGGCAGGGTCACAGCGGAGATAAAGCTTCCTGCAGGGCTTACAGGGGCATTGCACTGGAACGGGCAGACGCTCACTCTCAAGCCGGGTAGCAACCATTTTGATCTGCCCATTCAGCACGCATCCTAG